One part of the Aliivibrio fischeri ATCC 7744 = JCM 18803 = DSM 507 genome encodes these proteins:
- the tamB gene encoding autotransporter assembly complex protein TamB, which translates to MSSINMNEEHNNQELKKKRRFSRHCLCFALFFPSILLLLLLIVGAVVFTNSGLKLIVWGAEKALPELSIEGVEGSVIPEFTLSNITYDNRQLLSTEISRFHFALTPKCLLIPSVCIDEISVDGLTLDFPTLPTSNEEEPTNTAENTLLSIPIPIAITNITLNNIDANILGNHIQWKTFSTGVNIHKSELTLTPLNWDHIRLELASSESTAVKNTEKTTSSKKDDAPIVLPEVFIPLNIKVEQFALRDFILQQETPVKVNKLNFKATAGENNASINDFYLDVPQANLSLNNEVVLKGDYPLTLDGLLELKETELKGHKLAIEVDGSVADLNASLTLSGGLKVKVDANVHPLDKKFPFDIHVYKGDLYWPLTGDKDIKVHIPNIKTEGNLDQYNFASALYIEGKSIPQTDLRLEGRGTLEKVDLSDLLIDTLGGSISGSAEVNWASLVSWKTDINLQNIQPGLQWPEAEGDISGQLITDGHLTENGGWVVDVPTIDINGVFRNYPLLVQGALKADDVRGVGEPHLNISQLTINHGDNGLAVSGELNKEWDLNVNIDFPELSDSVPDVHGKLIGNVALTGELTKPRIDLDIDALGLQLPKKATLNKASIEGYIVPSPTIDADLSIKLLDGKYQKQVLNDLIIRFSGKEQAHKLQIDLNSNVIDSHLVFKGSLDRTQGWTGELSEADVITEIGPWNLDKKADLAYDIKKEELFVQANCWSQGKTALCLNKDLYAGKSGDADISIKHFEFSKLQKFIPEETVINGEVNLDALAKWSVGQPPYVKAKLHLPKGNIQQQMESPLIIGWDDFTVNAEMKDDELAADWLLALTDNGQLTGNMKIDQLTKAKTLTGNSKIEQVSLAMLEPILGEYSQLRAMVNSDIDISGPIEHPKLLGNLSIDEIKVKGEVSPVDINEGNIDIVFAGHSGKLSSLITTADGDLHIDGTAHWSDLNKWDAGLDIFGNELQVNVPPMVKLKVKPDMKIRINPTLAKITGSIGIPWGRIVVQELPESAIGVSKDEVILGDDLKPIEKPSPLPMTVETDININIGNDVLLSAFGLEGGLVGNLNITQKNKGPFITGEVNIKEGTYRSFGQDLQIRKGKILFNGPADQPYVDIKAIRNPENTQDDVVAGIKVTGPADTPRVEIFSSPSMPQANALSYLLRGQDIDGESGGNAMTTTLIGLSLAKSGKVVGEIGQAFGVQDLQLDTAGSGDDSQVTISGYIAPGLQVKYGVGIFNSLGEFTLRYRIISDLYIEAVSGVDNAVDLIYQFEFD; encoded by the coding sequence ATGAGTTCCATTAACATGAACGAAGAACATAACAATCAAGAGTTGAAGAAAAAACGACGTTTTAGTCGCCACTGTCTTTGCTTTGCTCTTTTTTTTCCATCAATTTTATTATTACTCCTATTAATAGTAGGCGCCGTTGTCTTTACGAATTCAGGATTAAAGCTGATAGTTTGGGGCGCAGAAAAAGCACTTCCTGAACTATCAATTGAAGGTGTAGAAGGAAGTGTCATTCCTGAATTTACATTATCGAATATAACCTATGACAATAGACAATTGCTTAGTACGGAGATATCTCGCTTTCATTTTGCACTAACACCTAAATGTCTATTAATTCCTTCCGTTTGTATTGATGAGATTTCTGTGGATGGACTGACGTTAGATTTTCCAACACTCCCAACTTCAAATGAAGAAGAGCCAACGAATACTGCTGAAAATACGTTGTTGTCGATTCCTATCCCGATTGCAATAACCAATATTACCTTAAACAATATAGATGCGAATATTTTGGGAAATCATATTCAGTGGAAAACATTTTCTACTGGAGTGAATATCCATAAAAGTGAATTAACATTAACTCCTTTGAACTGGGATCATATTCGCTTAGAGCTTGCTTCAAGTGAAAGCACTGCTGTAAAAAATACAGAAAAAACAACATCGTCAAAAAAAGATGATGCACCTATCGTTTTACCTGAAGTATTTATCCCTTTAAATATAAAAGTTGAACAGTTCGCACTTCGTGATTTTATCCTACAGCAAGAGACCCCCGTAAAAGTAAACAAACTAAACTTCAAAGCAACTGCTGGTGAAAATAACGCGAGTATTAATGATTTTTACTTGGATGTACCACAGGCAAACTTATCACTTAATAATGAAGTGGTTTTAAAGGGGGATTACCCTCTTACTTTAGACGGATTGCTTGAACTAAAAGAAACGGAACTAAAAGGTCATAAGTTAGCTATAGAAGTTGATGGAAGTGTTGCTGATTTGAATGCTTCATTAACCTTGAGTGGTGGTCTAAAGGTTAAAGTCGATGCAAATGTTCATCCTTTAGATAAAAAATTTCCGTTTGATATACATGTATATAAAGGTGACCTGTACTGGCCATTAACTGGAGATAAAGACATTAAGGTTCACATCCCTAATATAAAGACAGAAGGTAATCTTGATCAATATAACTTTGCAAGTGCTCTATATATAGAGGGGAAATCAATTCCTCAAACAGATTTACGCTTAGAAGGAAGAGGAACCTTAGAGAAAGTCGATTTATCTGATTTGTTAATTGATACGTTAGGTGGATCCATTTCAGGAAGTGCAGAAGTCAATTGGGCTTCATTGGTATCGTGGAAAACAGATATTAATTTGCAGAATATACAACCCGGATTACAGTGGCCAGAAGCCGAAGGGGATATCAGTGGGCAATTGATTACTGATGGACATTTAACTGAAAATGGTGGCTGGGTTGTTGATGTACCGACTATAGATATTAATGGTGTATTCAGAAATTACCCTTTGCTAGTTCAGGGTGCATTAAAAGCTGATGATGTTCGAGGTGTGGGCGAACCTCATTTAAATATTTCCCAGTTAACAATTAACCATGGTGATAATGGTTTAGCGGTTTCTGGTGAATTAAACAAAGAGTGGGATCTAAACGTTAATATCGATTTCCCAGAGTTATCAGATAGCGTGCCAGATGTTCATGGCAAATTGATTGGTAATGTTGCATTAACGGGAGAGTTAACTAAACCTAGAATCGATCTTGATATCGATGCTCTAGGATTACAGTTACCTAAGAAGGCAACCTTAAATAAAGCTTCTATAGAAGGATATATAGTACCGTCTCCAACAATTGATGCCGATTTAAGTATTAAGTTATTAGACGGAAAATACCAAAAACAAGTATTGAATGATTTGATTATTCGATTTAGTGGTAAAGAACAAGCTCACAAATTGCAAATAGACTTAAATTCAAACGTTATTGATTCTCACCTTGTATTTAAAGGCTCACTTGATCGAACCCAAGGTTGGACAGGGGAATTAAGTGAAGCTGATGTGATTACTGAAATTGGACCATGGAATTTAGATAAAAAAGCAGACCTTGCTTATGACATTAAAAAAGAAGAATTATTTGTTCAGGCAAACTGTTGGAGTCAGGGAAAAACGGCGCTTTGTTTGAATAAAGATTTATATGCCGGTAAGTCCGGTGATGCTGATATAAGCATTAAACATTTTGAATTTAGTAAACTGCAAAAATTCATTCCAGAAGAAACCGTTATTAATGGTGAAGTTAATCTTGATGCATTAGCTAAGTGGTCTGTTGGTCAGCCTCCTTATGTTAAAGCTAAATTGCATCTTCCAAAGGGTAATATTCAACAGCAGATGGAAAGCCCACTTATTATTGGTTGGGACGATTTTACTGTTAATGCTGAAATGAAAGATGATGAGTTAGCTGCTGATTGGCTGCTAGCGTTAACTGATAATGGCCAATTAACAGGAAATATGAAAATTGACCAGTTAACAAAAGCAAAAACATTAACGGGTAACTCAAAGATAGAGCAAGTTTCATTAGCAATGTTAGAGCCTATTTTAGGTGAATATAGCCAACTGAGAGCGATGGTGAATTCTGATATTGATATTTCTGGGCCAATAGAACATCCGAAATTGTTAGGTAACTTGAGTATCGATGAGATAAAAGTCAAAGGTGAGGTATCTCCCGTAGATATTAATGAGGGAAATATTGATATTGTTTTCGCAGGTCATAGCGGAAAACTAAGCTCATTAATTACAACTGCTGATGGTGACTTGCATATTGATGGTACTGCGCATTGGAGTGATTTGAATAAGTGGGATGCTGGCTTAGATATTTTTGGGAATGAATTACAAGTTAATGTGCCACCAATGGTAAAACTCAAAGTTAAGCCTGATATGAAGATTCGAATTAACCCTACACTCGCTAAGATTACGGGTTCTATTGGAATACCATGGGGCAGGATTGTTGTTCAAGAATTACCAGAGAGTGCTATTGGAGTATCTAAAGATGAAGTTATTCTTGGCGATGATCTAAAACCAATAGAAAAACCATCACCATTACCTATGACGGTTGAAACCGATATTAATATCAATATTGGTAATGATGTACTGTTATCAGCGTTTGGTTTAGAAGGTGGGTTAGTTGGTAATCTTAATATTACTCAAAAAAATAAAGGGCCATTTATTACAGGTGAAGTAAATATTAAAGAAGGGACGTATCGTTCATTTGGGCAAGATCTACAAATTAGAAAAGGTAAAATTCTATTTAATGGTCCAGCAGACCAACCTTATGTAGATATAAAGGCAATTCGAAATCCTGAGAATACACAAGATGACGTTGTTGCTGGTATTAAGGTCACAGGTCCTGCTGATACACCAAGAGTGGAAATATTTTCATCACCAAGCATGCCTCAAGCTAATGCGCTTTCTTATTTATTAAGAGGACAAGATATTGATGGGGAGTCAGGTGGCAATGCAATGACAACCACTTTAATTGGATTAAGTTTGGCAAAAAGCGGAAAGGTTGTTGGTGAAATTGGCCAGGCATTTGGTGTACAAGATTTACAATTAGATACGGCTGGTTCAGGAGATGACTCACAAGTAACGATTAGTGGTTATATAGCCCCTGGATTACAAGTGAAGTATGGAGTCGGCATATTTAACTCATTAGGTGAATTTACATTGAGATATCGAATTATTAGTGATCTCTATATAGAAGCTGTATCAGGAGTAGATAATGCTGTTGATTTAATTTATCAGTTTGAATTTGATTAA